The segment TCTTGGTAGCATATATTTTGTCTGCTTGAACCAGTTCAGGGTAATACCCATGTAGCCTTTTGTATGCTTCTACTTGTTTTTCTAAATCGCCTGATTCGTTATAAGCATTCCAGCTCATGGTATCTATTCTTGCCAATCCATTGTCAAGGCTAACCCCTAGTTTGGAGCCAAATTCTACTTTTGATTTCTGTTTTCCCCTTACTATTGGACGTACATGAGGTTGGAAAATGCTTACTATCCTGTCATCACAGCTATTTGTTTTGTTATCATACATGTATTTTTGCTGTTCATAAAGTAAATTTACAATCCATAACATCTTTTGCTCTTCCTTCTTAAGAGGAAATTTATCAAAACTCCCCAACATTCTGTTTATGTGCTTAATGTTTCTTTGTAGTGCTTCTAAAAATATTCTGTTTGTTTTACGTATATCATTTCTTGTTTTTTTACGTTTCTTTGAAAATACCAAAAAATCTTTGTCCAGTTTCCTTCGGTACGTTCGTGGTTTAGTCCCTTTTTTTCCTTGTAATTTGTACAGATTGTCAATTAACTTTTCACATTGTTTTATTGATTGGCGTAAAAGACCTGTGTCAGTTGGATAGGTTATGTATTGATCGGCTACAGTTGCATCTATTTGTAATTTGCCTTTATTGGGGATGACTGGTTTGAGCACATCTGTATTACCTTCAACATCTGTATTGTCGGGCTCTTCATTTTTGTCCTGCTTTTTGTTTTTTGATAAATGTTTGCTGTCTTCATCCTTGCTGACAGACTCAATCAATGCCACATTCAATGCATCAAAACTCTCAGCCCCTATTCGTTTTCGTATCTCAACAAATAATGATGGGTCAAAAATTGGCTCATTCTTAAAACCAGCCAGTCCAACAAAAAACTGCATATAAATATTTTCTTGTATGGAGGCAATTACACCTCTGTCATCTAATTTCTCTAAATGCTTAATTATCATCGCTCCAAGAACTGCTCTTGGTGAAATACCAGGTCTTCCAAAATTAGTATTCATTTTTGAAATATAAATACTGGCAAATTTATCCCACGGAACTATTTCACTTAACTTAACCCACCTATTATCAGGTGATAAGCTAGCTTGAAAGGGTGTTTTAAAACCTTCTATTGTTAATTGACTTTCCGGTGTATAGCGTATCATAAAATGCAAACTTTATAATACTAAGATACTGATATCCCTGCATTTTAGACTGGATTAAGATAAATATTTATTAACACTTATTGCTAATTATCAACTTGTTATATGGATTCTTGTGCTTTTTCAGCAGACCCTAAATAACAACTATTCAATTACTGTGCAAAACCATAAAACCTACAATATGTATTGTTTACAATTCAATTGAAAACAAAAAACATTTAAAAATAGGAACTATGTGTCATTTTGGGAATCAATATTTATAATTAACTATCTAATATATTAAAGGAATGAATTTCCACTTAACCTCTTTACAATATTTTTGGTAGTCCTTATCTTTTAAAAGATGCTGTTCCTCAGTATAGGCTCTTAGCAGATAAATAGTTGTCCAAACAAACATACTAATTATTACTTTGATATTTATAATTGGTATGCACAATAACCACCAGGCAATAACTTTTGATGCGTATGCCGGATGCCGTATAATACGATAGACTCCTTTATTAACAATTCCCCTATTCGTTAAATTGCTACATTTAGAACCCAATGCGAATGTGGCTAACAAATAAATAACATAAAATATGATTACTGTTAGATACAGAATCAAGGTGAGGTCTTTATTGATAAAGAATACATTTTCATCAGCAAACATGGGAAACAAACGTACAGTTACATTGTTAAAAGGCTTATAACAAGCGAGTGCTACCAACCAACCTAAAACAGATGTATCTATGGATTTTACGATATTATTAAATCTCTTATGCTCAACTAAATAACCGAATGAAAAATAAAGTGTATCAATACCAAAAATAATTGCCGATAACAGTAAAAACCATCTAAAATCGGAGAGAATGAATTTCATTCCAAATGCATTCTGGGCAAAAAATTCATACAAATAAATCACATACTCCACAAAAAAGTTGAGCATAATTGGTATGAAAATAATTTTTACCAAAAAGAACAAAAACTTATGCTTTTCAATATCATTTTTAAAGACTGAAAATTGACTGTGGTAATTATTTCTGTACAATACATGCTTAAAGAATCTTTTGATGATAGAAATGATCAAAGAAGCATTATACAAGCCTGTCTCCTTTTTAACAAAAATGATCCTCGGAAGAATAAGAATTATATAAACAGCATTTATTACTAATAATAGGATTTTTGAATAATCATGAAGTAGGTTTCCATAATAGAATCCGAAACTATAGAAAGTTAATAATAAGGCTAGCAACAAAACTTCTGAAAAGTATTCAGAGATACCGTTGTTTTTCTTCAAGTTAGAAAGGATTTCCTTTTCCATTTTTTATAGATAGCTACAAAAATAAAAACCCGATAATAAATTACCGGGTTTTATTATTCACAACGGAATAACTACTTTATAAAAACTTTCTCAGCAAGGGATTGGTTTTCATTATTTACTTTAACAACATAGTAGCCTGTTGCGAATTCATTGAGGTTTATTTCCAGCATATTACCATTGGATTGAATCGAATTATAAAGCTCCTTTCCGAATAAATCATAAACGATAACGGTTGTTGGTGTATTTTCAGTTTGTTCTAAGTTAACATATACGGTTTTGTTTGTTGACCAAACATTAACTGTGTTACTTGCTATTGATTCATCATCTGAAAGAGTTACTTCCTGTGATTCAATAAAATGGAGTAAAAATCGCTTGTCAAGTCCATGTTGGTCTGAAGTAAACGTATAAGTACCTTCTTTTAGATTTGTTACATCACCTGTAAATAAATCTTCCAACAAAACCTCTATACCATCATCTAAATAGGATAAGTCAGGTTGGATATTCATTTCACCAATTACGCCAACTTGCAAAAACAAAGGAATAGTCATTTCAGAATGAAAACCATTTAAAGAATTTATAGATAGTAATTTCCCTTTTTCTGATTTGAAATATAAACTTGAAACACTACTTAAAGGTGAAAAATCAATCCTGTCCTAAATAAATTTCAGAACGATAAGAATGTCTAAATCAAGATAAAAAAGGATTATAATTGATGATTTTCAAAAAGCACCCCCTGTATATGTACTTGATTTCTAGTAGGAGGATCTTCAAATGGTTTGTCCAACCATTTTTGTAGGTCAATTTTAACAAATAAGTTAAGTCTGATAAAAGCCACAAGGTTTGAAAGCTGCCAACTATATTTTGCCATAGCTTTTAACACTTTCAAAATTAGTATTGTAATCAAAGCAGTCCATATCTGTATCATAACCGCATTTTGGGATGTTCCAATAAAAGATTTAATGTGTAAAAGCTGTTTTATCTCCCTGAAAAATATTTCAATCTGCCACCTACTTTTGTAGAGTTCGCTTATTGTGTTTGCTGTCCAAGACATTTGGTTGGTAATGACTTCAATAACTTGCTTGTTTACTTCATCCCAAATAGCAACTCTTCTGAGCTTATTAGGATACTTTTTTTTTGATTGTACTCCTGTTAGCATAATAATTTCATCTTTAAGGATATGCTCATACCTATTATCTGGCAATTCATTTTCTTTTATCGAAGTATATTTAATATTCTCCTTGTGTCTTACAACAAAAAATACCCCTTTGCTGTCCCAAATATTTAACAAAGAAAAATCATTGTAAAAACGATCAGCAACAAGAACACTTCCTTTAAGCAATGGGATGTTATAAGCACCTTTATTGTCTGCTGTTTTCCCATCTGTAATGTTTACATATGCGGGTAAGTTCCCATCGTAATCAAGGACTGTATGCATTTTAATTGCCCCTTTGGAAGTTTTGTATTTTGCCCAGTCAAACAGGCTTAAACACAAACTTATTGT is part of the Bacteroidota bacterium genome and harbors:
- a CDS encoding IS5 family transposase, coding for MIRYTPESQLTIEGFKTPFQASLSPDNRWVKLSEIVPWDKFASIYISKMNTNFGRPGISPRAVLGAMIIKHLEKLDDRGVIASIQENIYMQFFVGLAGFKNEPIFDPSLFVEIRKRIGAESFDALNVALIESVSKDEDSKHLSKNKKQDKNEEPDNTDVEGNTDVLKPVIPNKGKLQIDATVADQYITYPTDTGLLRQSIKQCEKLIDNLYKLQGKKGTKPRTYRRKLDKDFLVFSKKRKKTRNDIRKTNRIFLEALQRNIKHINRMLGSFDKFPLKKEEQKMLWIVNLLYEQQKYMYDNKTNSCDDRIVSIFQPHVRPIVRGKQKSKVEFGSKLGVSLDNGLARIDTMSWNAYNESGDLEKQVEAYKRLHGYYPELVQADKIYATKNNRRYLKIRGIRITASPLGRRKTKNQESYYKKRKHKKEATERNQIEGKFGQGKNGYELNRIRAKLKDTSESWVSAIFFIMNLICIRDRGIIWSKLFCFISLFSRRLPEFAFVRTDIGSNSFFKE
- a CDS encoding DUF1295 domain-containing protein gives rise to the protein MEKEILSNLKKNNGISEYFSEVLLLALLLTFYSFGFYYGNLLHDYSKILLLVINAVYIILILPRIIFVKKETGLYNASLIISIIKRFFKHVLYRNNYHSQFSVFKNDIEKHKFLFFLVKIIFIPIMLNFFVEYVIYLYEFFAQNAFGMKFILSDFRWFLLLSAIIFGIDTLYFSFGYLVEHKRFNNIVKSIDTSVLGWLVALACYKPFNNVTVRLFPMFADENVFFINKDLTLILYLTVIIFYVIYLLATFALGSKCSNLTNRGIVNKGVYRIIRHPAYASKVIAWWLLCIPIINIKVIISMFVWTTIYLLRAYTEEQHLLKDKDYQKYCKEVKWKFIPLIY
- a CDS encoding T9SS type A sorting domain-containing protein, producing MTIPLFLQVGVIGEMNIQPDLSYLDDGIEVLLEDLFTGDVTNLKEGTYTFTSDQHGLDKRFLLHFIESQEVTLSDDESIASNTVNVWSTNKTVYVNLEQTENTPTTVIVYDLFGKELYNSIQSNGNMLEINLNEFATGYYVVKVNNENQSLAEKVFIK
- a CDS encoding IS4 family transposase produces the protein MTNINLFSQIISRLDRSSFTKLVNKKTTDKHHKGYNSWTQLVSMLFCQFAKSQSVRDISNGLRSATGNLNHLGIQRAPSKSTISYQNKNRDWTLFKDYYYQLLNRLGQQAGFRQVKFRIKSKIFLLDASTISLCLSLFDWAKYKTSKGAIKMHTVLDYDGNLPAYVNITDGKTADNKGAYNIPLLKGSVLVADRFYNDFSLLNIWDSKGVFFVVRHKENIKYTSIKENELPDNRYEHILKDEIIMLTGVQSKKKYPNKLRRVAIWDEVNKQVIEVITNQMSWTANTISELYKSRWQIEIFFREIKQLLHIKSFIGTSQNAVMIQIWTALITILILKVLKAMAKYSWQLSNLVAFIRLNLFVKIDLQKWLDKPFEDPPTRNQVHIQGVLFENHQL